The Vespula vulgaris chromosome 2, iyVesVulg1.1, whole genome shotgun sequence genome has a segment encoding these proteins:
- the LOC127072931 gene encoding ras GTPase-activating-like protein IQGAP1 isoform X3, whose protein sequence is MQKKNITFNIRMKGNNVTQYYCVLNIYFLYYKCIVPNTSLKEIIVGNDGRKTAEEMDEQRQKTLAYEYLCHLEEAKKWIEACIREKLPPTTELEENLRNGVYLAKLGNFMAPEILPLHRIYDFDQRRYALAGLQFRHTDNINYFLQCLQTMELPFTFQPETTDIYDKKNMPRVIYCIHALSTHLFKLGKAPKIQDLYGKINFTDAEIDAVSEELRKYGIQMPSFQKIGGLLTNSMAVDIAALHAAIIAINQAINKNDQVMMLNVLQNEATQLNNICIEHIQDYCEALYKAKSNKTQAALNRSLNDSYVSDAYDELLTQAEIQGHINHVNAQHAVKDIIRSVQSNSNELIKALETPALHLQNVMSSNVEVYKKQLTQLIGNSEWNSNYPDINHHWQYLIQNAIDTGNERILKIQKRKEAVQFVNETLQAGGLTEFYKALKNPYLELNSVDKFALPLYYEEMKIDRTECQKDLTYNDIVVSIRVLSSIAAITKAVDIGNDDLVYEALKNPDAHVMELNEENKTKYFSALATARWEKQSQSVPCHILTYIDIRDCIELVNQQYQQDNELIQMLHELNLAMVEDNPYTVTEALTKLQLKLYWYITPKDPLFVYKLLKKCLLEKHSDGSELWLDDVENVLSILSKESEKAKLMCDFLVKFNNNLDEKNLEYFIIFFNDSLKKPVTEEIKEKKFHILYNLRKLKCEKYDYSTVRYITPLGNEAYLDLKEQTVTWDPPEDLSETHYLTYDDINYIMKDNVNEDPHEYLKMKGLIVRLQARIRGYILRKKYSSKFIYFNTNKIVKIQAWWRGILQRKRYIALLNDMREKDSGLCQSNSKRMQTEYVDVLDLYRDYESQIIKIQALWRGRAARRAFDSLLHMEKPPFPVVRHFSAILNFNAQDYDKDLQLQHLKHEVVQIIRHNQNLSQQLDSMDIKIGLLIQNRITLQDVVSHGKSLENLAKQRHNNKDNKNSSGMSDSLSMQKGLKSLTKEGRKKLEGYQHLFYALQTNPVYLSKLLFLLPQSKTNKFLQNVILTLFNFGSNIREEYLLLKLFGSALQEEIRCKFQKPSEVVTGDPLVLKIVVNYARQLNGQRALRQIVGPIIEKILSDKTLSIETNPVDIYKCWRNQLEMETGETQNLPYTVSHQEALTYEHVRKRLNDGVRLLQKTVLEFLTRITESRDLIPYGMLYVAKVLNDTLSEKFPNAPEKDILKVVGNLIYYQFINAAIVAPDAFDIVTLPVDRSLLNDQRRNLASIAKILQFAASKKGFGEEATHLVCLNQFIIDCHEKFKKFFRYCCQIEDLEEHFSIHEYTEATLIHKPEIYISLQEICDTHCLMLKYQDQIASDPLDPLHDLLDDLESAPTVSSLLGICKNNLIQCAKEIWQDLVKRKCVWYLRINFKSRKMRIRI, encoded by the exons atgcaaaaaaaaaacataaccTTTAACATACGTATGAAAGGAAATAACGTTACACAGTATTATtgtgtattaaatatttactttttatatt aTAAATGCATTGTTCCAAATACATCACTCAAGGAAATTATTGTGGGAAACGATGGACGTAAAACTGCTGAAGAGATGGATGAACAAAGACAGAAAACACTTGCTTATGAATATCTGTGTCATttagaagaagcaaaaaa atggATAGAAGCTTGCATAAGAGAAAAGTTACCTCCTACGAcagaattagaagaaaatttaagaaatgGGGTTTATTTAGCAAAATTAGGTAATTTCATGGCACCAGAGATATTACCTTTACATAGAATTTATGATTTTGATCAGCGAAGATATGCGCTTGCTGGACTACAGTTTAGACATacagataatattaattattttttacaatgtcTTCAAACCATGGAATTACctttt ACGTTCCAACCAGAAACAACAGacatatacgataaaaaaaatatgccacgagtaatatattgtatacatgCACTTAGTACACATTTGTTTAAGCTAGGCAAAGCACCAAAAATTCAAGACTTGtatggaaaaattaattttacag ACGCAGAGATCGATGCTGTCAGTGAAGAATTACGTAAATACGGTATCCAAATGCCGTCGTTTCAAAAAATTGGTGGCTTATTAACTAACAGTATGGCCGTAGATATTGCAGCCCTTCATGCTGCGATAATTGCTATAAATCAAGcgattaataaaaac GATCAAGTTATGATGTTAAACGTTTTACAAAATGAGGCAACAcaattaaataacatttgtATTGAACATATTCAAGATTATTGTGAAGCTTTATATAAGgcaaaaagtaataaaacacAAGCTGCACTTAACAGA tctTTGAATGACAGTTACGTATCTGATGCATATGATGAACTATTAACTCAGGCAGAAATACAGGGTCATATCAATCATGTGAATG CTCAGCATGCAGTGAAAGATATTATTCGATCAGTTCAATCTAATAGCAATGAACTAATTAAAGCCTTAGAAACACCTGCACTGCATTTACAG AACGTCATGTCTAGTAACGTAGAAGTTTATAAGAAGCAATTAACCCAGCTAATAGGAAATTCTGAATGGAACAGCAATTATCCTGATATTAATCATCACTGGCAGTATTTAATTCAAAATGCTATTGACAcaggaaacgaacgaatactcaaaattcaaaaac GCAAGGAAGCTGTACAATTTGTAAATGAAACTTTACAGGCCGGTGGTTTAACTGAATTTTATAAAGCTTTAAAAAATCCATATCTTGAATTAAATAGCGTAGATAAATTTGCACTGCCATTATATtatgaagaaatgaaaatcgatCGTACGGAATGTCAg aaagatCTTACATACAATGATATAGTAGTTAGTATTCGAGTATTGTCATCGATAGCAGCGATTACTAAAGCAGTAGATATAGGAAATGATGATTTAGTTTATGAAGCTCTCAAGAATCCTGATGCACATGTTATG gaattgaatgaagaaaataaaacgaaatattttagtGCATTAGCAACAGCACGCTGGGAAAAACAATCACAATCTGTACCATGTCATATATTaacttatatagatatacgagACTGCATTGAACTAGTAAATCAACAATATCAACAAGATAATgaac TGATACAAATGTTACATGAATTGAATTTGGCTATGGTTGAGGATAATCCATATACTGTAACTGAAGCTTTAACAAAATTACAATTGAAGTTGTACTGGTACATAACTCCTAAAGATCCtttgtttgtttataaattattgaaaaaatgtcTTTTGGAGAAACATTCTGATGGTTCTGAATTATGGTTGGACGACGTGGAAAATGTATTGTCGATTCTGTCTAAGGAAAGCGAAAAAGCTAAATTGA TGTGCGATTTCCtcgtgaaatttaataataatctggATGAGAAAAATctggaatattttataatttttttcaacgattcatTGAAGAAGCCAGTTACGGAGgaaattaaggaaaaaaaattccatatattatataatttaagaaaGCTAAAG tgtgaaaaatatgattactCGACTGTTCGCTACATCACTCCTTTGGGCAACGAAGCATATTTAGATTTAAAGGAACAAACCGTTACATGGGATCCTCCTGAAGATTTATCAGAAACTCATTACCTCACCTATGATGATATcaat TATATAATGAAAGATAATGTGAACGAAGATCCTcatgaatatttgaaaatgaaaggaCTCATTGTTAGGCTACAAGCACGTATCCGAGGATATATACTACGTAAAAAGTATTCTtctaaattcatttattttaataccaATAAAATTGTCAAGATACAAGCTTGGTGGAGAGGTATATTGCAACGGAAGCGTTATATTGCATTACTTAACGATATGCGTGAAAAAGATTCTGGATTGTGTCAATCCAATTCTAAACGGATGCAAACCGAATACGTAGATGTGTTGGATCTGTATCGTGATTAT GAATCACAAATTATAAAGATCCAAGCTCTTTGGCGTGGACGCGCAGCTAGAAGAGCTTTTGATTCATTATTGCATATGGAAAAGCCACCATTCCCTGTAGTCAGACACTTCTCTGCAATCCTAAATTTTAATGCCCAAGATTATGATAAAGATTTACAATTAcag CATTTGAAACACGAAGTCGTTCAAATTATAAGACACAATCAGAACTTGTCACAACAATTGGATAGCATGGATATCAAAATTGGtttattaattcaaaataGAATCACGTTGCAA GATGTAGTTTCGCACGGCAAAAGTTTGGAAAATCTTGCGAAACAAAGGCATAACaacaaagataataaaaattcttctgGGATGTCGGATAGTTTGTCGATGCAAAAAGGATTGAAATCGTTGACTAAGGAAGGTCGTAAAAAACTTGAGGGTTatcaacatttattttatgcaTTACAAACTAATCCAgtatatttatcgaaattgTTATTTCTATTGCCACaaagtaaaacaaataaatttttacaaaatgttattttaacattattcAACTTTGGATCAAATATAAGAgaagaatatcttttattgAAGCTCTTTGGCAGTGCATTGCAAGAAGAAATAAg ATGTAAATTTCAAAAACCATCCGAAGTTGTTACTGGAGATCCATtagtattaaaaatagtaGTAAATTATGCTCGACAATTAAATGGTCAAAGAGCACTAAGGCAAATAGTTGGACCCatcatagaaaaaatattatccgaTAAGACTCTATCCATAGAAACAAATCCCGTAGATATTTACAAATGTTGGAGAAATCAATTGGAAATGGAAACTGGTGAAACGCa AAATCTTCCATATACCGTCTCTCACCAAGAAGCTTTAACGTACGAACATGTACGTAAAAGATTAAACGATGGCGTACGTTTACTACAAAAAACtgtattagaatttttaacgAGAATAACCGAATCACGTGACTTAATACCTTATGGAATGTTATACGTAGCCAAAGTTTTAAACGATACACTGTCAGAAAAATTTCCAAATGCTCCGGAGAAGGACATTTTAAAAGTAGTTGGaaacttaatttattatcaatttataaatgCTGCTATTGTGGCACCAGATGCTTTTGATATCGTTACTTTACCGGTTGATAGATCACTATTGAATgatcaaagaagaaatttagCTAGCATcgcaaaaatattacaattcgCTGCTTCCAAAAAAGGA TTCGGTGAAGAGGCCACGCATTTGGTTTGCTTGAATCAGTTTATCATTGACTGTcatgaaaaattcaaaaagttTTTCCGATATTGTTGCCAAATAGAAGATCTTGAAGAACATTTTAGTATTCACGAATATACGGAAGCTACTCTCATACATAAACCTGAAATTTATATCTCTCTACAG GAAATTTGTGATACACATTGTCTCATGTTAAAATATCAAGACCAAATAGCATCTGATCCATTAGATCCGCTTCACGATTTGTTAGACGATTTAGAATCTGCACCAACCGTATCATCGTTGTTAGGAATATGTAAGAATAAT CTGATACAATGTGCGAAGGAAATTTGGCAAGACTTGGTAAAACGGAAGTGTGTTTGGTACttacgaataaatttcaagtCCCGGAAGATGAGGATACGAATTTAA
- the LOC127072931 gene encoding ras GTPase-activating-like protein IQGAP1 isoform X1 gives MQKKNITFNIRMKGNNVTQYYCVLNIYFLYYKCIVPNTSLKEIIVGNDGRKTAEEMDEQRQKTLAYEYLCHLEEAKKWIEACIREKLPPTTELEENLRNGVYLAKLGNFMAPEILPLHRIYDFDQRRYALAGLQFRHTDNINYFLQCLQTMELPFTFQPETTDIYDKKNMPRVIYCIHALSTHLFKLGKAPKIQDLYGKINFTDAEIDAVSEELRKYGIQMPSFQKIGGLLTNSMAVDIAALHAAIIAINQAINKNDQVMMLNVLQNEATQLNNICIEHIQDYCEALYKAKSNKTQAALNRSLNDSYVSDAYDELLTQAEIQGHINHVNAQHAVKDIIRSVQSNSNELIKALETPALHLQNVMSSNVEVYKKQLTQLIGNSEWNSNYPDINHHWQYLIQNAIDTGNERILKIQKRKEAVQFVNETLQAGGLTEFYKALKNPYLELNSVDKFALPLYYEEMKIDRTECQKDLTYNDIVVSIRVLSSIAAITKAVDIGNDDLVYEALKNPDAHVMELNEENKTKYFSALATARWEKQSQSVPCHILTYIDIRDCIELVNQQYQQDNELIQMLHELNLAMVEDNPYTVTEALTKLQLKLYWYITPKDPLFVYKLLKKCLLEKHSDGSELWLDDVENVLSILSKESEKAKLMCDFLVKFNNNLDEKNLEYFIIFFNDSLKKPVTEEIKEKKFHILYNLRKLKCEKYDYSTVRYITPLGNEAYLDLKEQTVTWDPPEDLSETHYLTYDDINYIMKDNVNEDPHEYLKMKGLIVRLQARIRGYILRKKYSSKFIYFNTNKIVKIQAWWRGILQRKRYIALLNDMREKDSGLCQSNSKRMQTEYVDVLDLYRDYESQIIKIQALWRGRAARRAFDSLLHMEKPPFPVVRHFSAILNFNAQDYDKDLQLQHLKHEVVQIIRHNQNLSQQLDSMDIKIGLLIQNRITLQDVVSHGKSLENLAKQRHNNKDNKNSSGMSDSLSMQKGLKSLTKEGRKKLEGYQHLFYALQTNPVYLSKLLFLLPQSKTNKFLQNVILTLFNFGSNIREEYLLLKLFGSALQEEIRCKFQKPSEVVTGDPLVLKIVVNYARQLNGQRALRQIVGPIIEKILSDKTLSIETNPVDIYKCWRNQLEMETGETQNLPYTVSHQEALTYEHVRKRLNDGVRLLQKTVLEFLTRITESRDLIPYGMLYVAKVLNDTLSEKFPNAPEKDILKVVGNLIYYQFINAAIVAPDAFDIVTLPVDRSLLNDQRRNLASIAKILQFAASKKGFGEEATHLVCLNQFIIDCHEKFKKFFRYCCQIEDLEEHFSIHEYTEATLIHKPEIYISLQEICDTHCLMLKYQDQIASDPLDPLHDLLDDLESAPTVSSLLGISDTMCEGNLARLGKTEVCLVLTNKFQVPEDEDTNLSRLFIKTKELLVSVLQFLKGPTLADALTITSSPMDRKPLNSAKCNSMSPVLNINHKSSSLNDCKFQLSVYLNKLRLGGWVSMEDGYQNIITAVAKDLCNKGKYRIIRNKELQTLHMTKQRLEEKTKYYQEQVEYYNKYIQRCLENLHTGKGSIRALHTARKDHRKLKSKITLRYSAAKLQEKGVLLEVDGLPHSQSKNVIFEISPTEHNGLFTVQCKFMGVEMEKVEIDIQKLLELQFEGSPIMDMFGKAKINVNLLLYLLNKKFYGKT, from the exons atgcaaaaaaaaaacataaccTTTAACATACGTATGAAAGGAAATAACGTTACACAGTATTATtgtgtattaaatatttactttttatatt aTAAATGCATTGTTCCAAATACATCACTCAAGGAAATTATTGTGGGAAACGATGGACGTAAAACTGCTGAAGAGATGGATGAACAAAGACAGAAAACACTTGCTTATGAATATCTGTGTCATttagaagaagcaaaaaa atggATAGAAGCTTGCATAAGAGAAAAGTTACCTCCTACGAcagaattagaagaaaatttaagaaatgGGGTTTATTTAGCAAAATTAGGTAATTTCATGGCACCAGAGATATTACCTTTACATAGAATTTATGATTTTGATCAGCGAAGATATGCGCTTGCTGGACTACAGTTTAGACATacagataatattaattattttttacaatgtcTTCAAACCATGGAATTACctttt ACGTTCCAACCAGAAACAACAGacatatacgataaaaaaaatatgccacgagtaatatattgtatacatgCACTTAGTACACATTTGTTTAAGCTAGGCAAAGCACCAAAAATTCAAGACTTGtatggaaaaattaattttacag ACGCAGAGATCGATGCTGTCAGTGAAGAATTACGTAAATACGGTATCCAAATGCCGTCGTTTCAAAAAATTGGTGGCTTATTAACTAACAGTATGGCCGTAGATATTGCAGCCCTTCATGCTGCGATAATTGCTATAAATCAAGcgattaataaaaac GATCAAGTTATGATGTTAAACGTTTTACAAAATGAGGCAACAcaattaaataacatttgtATTGAACATATTCAAGATTATTGTGAAGCTTTATATAAGgcaaaaagtaataaaacacAAGCTGCACTTAACAGA tctTTGAATGACAGTTACGTATCTGATGCATATGATGAACTATTAACTCAGGCAGAAATACAGGGTCATATCAATCATGTGAATG CTCAGCATGCAGTGAAAGATATTATTCGATCAGTTCAATCTAATAGCAATGAACTAATTAAAGCCTTAGAAACACCTGCACTGCATTTACAG AACGTCATGTCTAGTAACGTAGAAGTTTATAAGAAGCAATTAACCCAGCTAATAGGAAATTCTGAATGGAACAGCAATTATCCTGATATTAATCATCACTGGCAGTATTTAATTCAAAATGCTATTGACAcaggaaacgaacgaatactcaaaattcaaaaac GCAAGGAAGCTGTACAATTTGTAAATGAAACTTTACAGGCCGGTGGTTTAACTGAATTTTATAAAGCTTTAAAAAATCCATATCTTGAATTAAATAGCGTAGATAAATTTGCACTGCCATTATATtatgaagaaatgaaaatcgatCGTACGGAATGTCAg aaagatCTTACATACAATGATATAGTAGTTAGTATTCGAGTATTGTCATCGATAGCAGCGATTACTAAAGCAGTAGATATAGGAAATGATGATTTAGTTTATGAAGCTCTCAAGAATCCTGATGCACATGTTATG gaattgaatgaagaaaataaaacgaaatattttagtGCATTAGCAACAGCACGCTGGGAAAAACAATCACAATCTGTACCATGTCATATATTaacttatatagatatacgagACTGCATTGAACTAGTAAATCAACAATATCAACAAGATAATgaac TGATACAAATGTTACATGAATTGAATTTGGCTATGGTTGAGGATAATCCATATACTGTAACTGAAGCTTTAACAAAATTACAATTGAAGTTGTACTGGTACATAACTCCTAAAGATCCtttgtttgtttataaattattgaaaaaatgtcTTTTGGAGAAACATTCTGATGGTTCTGAATTATGGTTGGACGACGTGGAAAATGTATTGTCGATTCTGTCTAAGGAAAGCGAAAAAGCTAAATTGA TGTGCGATTTCCtcgtgaaatttaataataatctggATGAGAAAAATctggaatattttataatttttttcaacgattcatTGAAGAAGCCAGTTACGGAGgaaattaaggaaaaaaaattccatatattatataatttaagaaaGCTAAAG tgtgaaaaatatgattactCGACTGTTCGCTACATCACTCCTTTGGGCAACGAAGCATATTTAGATTTAAAGGAACAAACCGTTACATGGGATCCTCCTGAAGATTTATCAGAAACTCATTACCTCACCTATGATGATATcaat TATATAATGAAAGATAATGTGAACGAAGATCCTcatgaatatttgaaaatgaaaggaCTCATTGTTAGGCTACAAGCACGTATCCGAGGATATATACTACGTAAAAAGTATTCTtctaaattcatttattttaataccaATAAAATTGTCAAGATACAAGCTTGGTGGAGAGGTATATTGCAACGGAAGCGTTATATTGCATTACTTAACGATATGCGTGAAAAAGATTCTGGATTGTGTCAATCCAATTCTAAACGGATGCAAACCGAATACGTAGATGTGTTGGATCTGTATCGTGATTAT GAATCACAAATTATAAAGATCCAAGCTCTTTGGCGTGGACGCGCAGCTAGAAGAGCTTTTGATTCATTATTGCATATGGAAAAGCCACCATTCCCTGTAGTCAGACACTTCTCTGCAATCCTAAATTTTAATGCCCAAGATTATGATAAAGATTTACAATTAcag CATTTGAAACACGAAGTCGTTCAAATTATAAGACACAATCAGAACTTGTCACAACAATTGGATAGCATGGATATCAAAATTGGtttattaattcaaaataGAATCACGTTGCAA GATGTAGTTTCGCACGGCAAAAGTTTGGAAAATCTTGCGAAACAAAGGCATAACaacaaagataataaaaattcttctgGGATGTCGGATAGTTTGTCGATGCAAAAAGGATTGAAATCGTTGACTAAGGAAGGTCGTAAAAAACTTGAGGGTTatcaacatttattttatgcaTTACAAACTAATCCAgtatatttatcgaaattgTTATTTCTATTGCCACaaagtaaaacaaataaatttttacaaaatgttattttaacattattcAACTTTGGATCAAATATAAGAgaagaatatcttttattgAAGCTCTTTGGCAGTGCATTGCAAGAAGAAATAAg ATGTAAATTTCAAAAACCATCCGAAGTTGTTACTGGAGATCCATtagtattaaaaatagtaGTAAATTATGCTCGACAATTAAATGGTCAAAGAGCACTAAGGCAAATAGTTGGACCCatcatagaaaaaatattatccgaTAAGACTCTATCCATAGAAACAAATCCCGTAGATATTTACAAATGTTGGAGAAATCAATTGGAAATGGAAACTGGTGAAACGCa AAATCTTCCATATACCGTCTCTCACCAAGAAGCTTTAACGTACGAACATGTACGTAAAAGATTAAACGATGGCGTACGTTTACTACAAAAAACtgtattagaatttttaacgAGAATAACCGAATCACGTGACTTAATACCTTATGGAATGTTATACGTAGCCAAAGTTTTAAACGATACACTGTCAGAAAAATTTCCAAATGCTCCGGAGAAGGACATTTTAAAAGTAGTTGGaaacttaatttattatcaatttataaatgCTGCTATTGTGGCACCAGATGCTTTTGATATCGTTACTTTACCGGTTGATAGATCACTATTGAATgatcaaagaagaaatttagCTAGCATcgcaaaaatattacaattcgCTGCTTCCAAAAAAGGA TTCGGTGAAGAGGCCACGCATTTGGTTTGCTTGAATCAGTTTATCATTGACTGTcatgaaaaattcaaaaagttTTTCCGATATTGTTGCCAAATAGAAGATCTTGAAGAACATTTTAGTATTCACGAATATACGGAAGCTACTCTCATACATAAACCTGAAATTTATATCTCTCTACAG GAAATTTGTGATACACATTGTCTCATGTTAAAATATCAAGACCAAATAGCATCTGATCCATTAGATCCGCTTCACGATTTGTTAGACGATTTAGAATCTGCACCAACCGTATCATCGTTGTTAGGAATAT CTGATACAATGTGCGAAGGAAATTTGGCAAGACTTGGTAAAACGGAAGTGTGTTTGGTACttacgaataaatttcaagtCCCGGAAGATGAGGATACGAATTTAAGCAGACTATTTATTAAAACCAAAGAACTTTTGGTTTCTGTGCTTCAGTTTTTAAAAGGTCCTACATTGGCGGATGCTTTAACGATTACATCCTCTCCTATGGATAGAAAACCATTGAACAGTGCAAAGTGCAATTCCATGTCACCTGTATTGAACATCAATCACAaaag tTCATCCTTGAATGATTGTAAGTTTCAACTGTCcgtatatttgaataaattacgACTCGGAGGATGGGTCAGTATGGAAGATggttatcaaaatattataacagcAGTTGCGAAAGATCTTTGTAACAAGggaaaatatagaattataagGAATAAAGAACTTCAAACTTTACATATGACGAAACAGAGAttggaagagaaaacgaaatattatcaaGAACAAGtggaatattataataaatatatacaacgaTGTCTCGAAAATTTACATACCGGAAAAGG ATCCATTCGAGCATTACATACAGCGCGAAAAGATCatagaaaattgaaatctAAAATTACGTTAAGGTATTCCGCTGCAAAGTTGCAAGAGAAAGGTGTACTCTTAGAAGTCGATGGACTTCCACATTCTCAATCTAAGAACGTTATTTTTGAGATAAGTCCTACCGAACATAATGGCCTTTTTACTGTACAGTGTAAATTTATGGGAGTAGAAATGGAAAAGGTAGAAATTGATATTCAAAAGTTACTTGAATTACAATTCGAAGGTTCACCGATAATGGATATGTTTGGAAAGGCCAAAATCAATGTAAATTTACTTTTGTATTTGttgaataagaaattttatggTAAAACCTAA